One genomic segment of Brevibacillus laterosporus LMG 15441 includes these proteins:
- a CDS encoding MupA/Atu3671 family FMN-dependent luciferase-like monooxygenase, whose product METNNAQIQKIYSLTSTQEGMLFHSMLDRTSGTYYQQAVFTVDGLLQPELLEQSFNILIERYEIFRTMFVYEKIQTPKQIVLKERPLQIQVVDISHLDEEEKESYIEEFVRSDRSKGFDLTHDTLFRVTVIQAAIDSFYIVWGFHHILMDGWSSSIVLDELFHIYDCLRNEKKCELKTVQPFSQFVKWLEQQNHEEAGAYWKQYLEQYEQPRSLPAFGEGSASGKFKHGEVIFELDEKITGKLMQISKQRQVTINTIFEACFGIFLQKYSNHTDVVFGSVVSGRPPTLLGSDEMVGLFINTVPKRVKCEENQVFSSLLQKIQQASLESKDYEYYPLYEIQSQSQLKQELISHLLIFDNYPLSKGLERLQDKQNMGFSVTDIQFTEHPNYDLTLHIQFDQVVKIKIIFNELVYIKEQAEQFKKHFMHILHTVTSEPDHLIAHIELLDQVEKNHIIQTFTNEELVLCDEKTIQEWFQMQVTEIPDEIAIVYSDKTLTYRQLEELSNQLAHYLRGQYQIKPNDLVGIMLDRSEQMIVSLLAILKSGAAYVPIDPTYPVERIRYIINDSQMKVLVTKSRFQNRIGDRSETAILLLDEVDAKLVAQSITVPHGINKGSDLAYVIYTSGSTGNPKGVMVTHANVSNFFTAMDQKLQPTTTDAFLSVTTISFDISVLELFWTLTRGIQVVISPDDTYENYDSFLTNTEQPQMDFSVFFFSSYDHQQVDDKYSLLLETTKFADKHGFNAVWTPERHFHEFGGLYPNPSVISSALAMITQNLQIRSGSIVSPLHDSLRIAEEWSVVDNLSKGRVGLSFAPGWHVDDFVLRPENYEERYDLMFRQIKEVRQLWRGEKVTRINGKGYPVEVQAFPKPIQSEVSVWVTTTGTAESFIEAGKMGANILTHFLGQDIYQLEKNIRLYHETLRENGYDPKLFKVSLMLHTFIDDDIDYVHDKVKKPFCDYLRSSVSLIRNLAKNLTIGTDMLDMNNVSEEDIEQILEVAFQRYWNTATLLGTPKTCHKLVEQLYHIGVNEIACLLDFGIDHASVIQSLHHLAAFKDKYARKSEVKALASDTTPSIRPITMMQTTPSRLKMIAADPSSQKFLQSLEALLVGGEAFPASLMHQIQRQTKASIYNMYGPTETTIWSAIHQIAETDQIAYIGNPIANTQIFILDEHHHILPIGVIGEIYIGGKGVVKGYWNKEDLTSEKFIPNPFSSDPQSRLYQTGDLGRYRADGTLEFIDRKDYQVKIRGYRMELGEIETAILKHPDIAEAAVTTQTDENDDKQLVAYIVWKAGTNKINKNVTQLRSFLAERLPGYMIPAYFAPLEQLPLTPNGKIDRSALPVDWTMIDTGVEYVEASNDKEDALVAVWQKVLGVTNVSVHDNFFSLGGDSIRAIQVSSLIQKYQYKIQINDLFKYPTIRELSMHVKQMKTKRTTNQLVEGNVRLTPIQHWFFQQNVTDAHHYNHAVMLHHEQGWDELLLQKVFTRLVEHHDALRMTFHVEGEHVIQNIRGLSDRLFDYTCLDFRGKHVTPAMIEAEASNIQAGFTLSTGPLIAIGHFKTDQGDHLLIAIHHLVVDGISWRILLEDLASGYMQVQNGEAISLQDKTDSFKEWSTELHVYANSQTILKESTYWEQLANVPIASLPQDHIVIDDRMQDSKTLTMELNQEETNHLLKEVHHAYNTEINDVLLTALALTMREWTGENRTLIHVEGHGREPISENIDISRTVGWFTSLYPVLLETKDTDIAYHIKYTKEYLRKVPNKGIGYGILRYVTSADIETVSHLNVKPQIMFNYLGQFDQDISTDAFSISPFRTGPTLSRRVQRQYNFEIVGIIQNGALRLHFEYNQNMYDFSTVQNMIDLYKKHLLDIINHCLNKKEKEITPSDVGNHTLSIEELADYLENL is encoded by the coding sequence ATGGAGACTAACAACGCACAAATTCAGAAAATATATTCACTCACTTCGACCCAAGAAGGAATGCTGTTTCATTCCATGCTTGATCGTACATCGGGAACATACTATCAGCAAGCCGTCTTTACAGTAGATGGCTTGCTTCAGCCAGAGCTTTTAGAGCAAAGCTTTAATATCCTGATTGAACGGTACGAGATTTTTCGGACAATGTTTGTATATGAGAAGATTCAAACGCCAAAACAGATTGTATTAAAGGAACGACCACTACAAATCCAGGTTGTCGATATATCACATCTTGATGAGGAAGAGAAAGAGTCCTATATCGAAGAATTTGTTAGGTCAGATCGTTCAAAAGGGTTTGATCTTACTCATGATACTTTATTTAGAGTTACAGTCATTCAAGCGGCAATTGATAGCTTTTACATTGTTTGGGGATTTCATCATATCCTTATGGATGGTTGGTCATCAAGTATTGTCCTAGATGAGCTTTTCCATATTTACGATTGTCTTCGAAATGAAAAAAAATGTGAGCTTAAAACGGTACAGCCCTTTAGCCAGTTCGTCAAATGGCTAGAGCAACAAAACCATGAGGAAGCGGGCGCATATTGGAAACAATATTTGGAGCAATATGAGCAGCCAAGAAGTCTTCCAGCTTTTGGTGAAGGGAGCGCATCTGGAAAATTTAAACATGGCGAAGTTATCTTCGAATTAGACGAGAAGATTACCGGAAAGCTAATGCAAATTTCTAAGCAACGCCAAGTTACGATCAATACAATATTTGAGGCATGCTTCGGTATCTTTTTGCAGAAGTATAGCAATCATACAGATGTTGTGTTCGGTTCGGTTGTTTCGGGTCGCCCTCCTACGCTACTCGGTAGTGATGAAATGGTTGGTTTGTTTATCAATACTGTTCCAAAACGAGTGAAATGCGAAGAAAATCAGGTTTTCTCATCCTTATTACAAAAAATACAGCAAGCTTCCCTTGAGTCTAAAGATTATGAGTACTATCCTCTTTATGAAATTCAGTCACAATCTCAGTTGAAGCAAGAACTTATTTCACACCTTTTGATTTTTGATAATTATCCACTCTCAAAAGGATTAGAACGTTTGCAAGATAAACAAAACATGGGCTTTTCTGTAACAGACATTCAATTTACTGAACATCCAAATTATGATTTAACTTTGCATATTCAATTTGATCAAGTAGTCAAGATAAAAATTATTTTTAATGAACTGGTTTACATAAAAGAACAAGCGGAACAATTCAAGAAGCATTTTATGCATATCCTTCATACGGTGACGTCTGAACCAGATCATTTGATCGCTCATATAGAATTATTGGATCAAGTAGAAAAAAATCATATCATTCAAACATTCACGAACGAGGAACTAGTCTTATGTGATGAAAAAACAATTCAAGAATGGTTCCAGATGCAAGTCACGGAAATTCCAGATGAGATCGCAATCGTTTATAGCGATAAAACATTGACGTATCGTCAACTAGAAGAGCTTTCTAACCAACTTGCCCATTATTTGCGGGGACAGTATCAAATTAAGCCAAATGATTTGGTCGGAATCATGCTAGATCGTAGTGAGCAGATGATCGTATCTTTGCTGGCAATTTTAAAATCCGGGGCAGCGTATGTACCGATTGATCCAACGTATCCAGTTGAGCGCATTCGTTATATTATCAACGATAGTCAAATGAAAGTGCTTGTAACAAAATCACGTTTTCAAAATCGAATTGGTGATAGATCTGAAACGGCTATCCTACTCCTTGATGAAGTAGATGCAAAGCTGGTAGCTCAATCCATTACTGTTCCCCATGGAATAAACAAAGGATCAGATTTGGCCTATGTGATCTATACATCTGGTTCAACCGGTAATCCAAAAGGGGTAATGGTTACACATGCAAATGTAAGCAACTTTTTTACAGCAATGGATCAAAAGCTACAGCCAACTACAACGGATGCTTTTTTATCAGTAACAACGATTTCCTTTGATATTTCTGTTCTAGAACTATTCTGGACACTAACACGCGGAATCCAAGTTGTCATAAGCCCTGATGATACGTACGAAAACTACGACAGTTTTTTAACGAATACGGAACAGCCACAGATGGATTTTAGCGTATTCTTTTTCTCAAGCTACGATCATCAACAGGTAGATGATAAATATTCATTGCTTTTGGAAACAACCAAGTTCGCAGACAAGCATGGCTTTAATGCTGTTTGGACTCCAGAACGCCATTTTCACGAGTTCGGTGGACTATATCCTAATCCGTCCGTAATCAGTTCGGCGCTTGCTATGATTACCCAAAACCTGCAGATCCGTTCTGGTAGCATCGTATCTCCCTTGCATGATTCTCTACGCATTGCTGAGGAATGGTCAGTCGTAGATAATCTTTCTAAGGGACGTGTTGGCCTATCGTTTGCACCGGGCTGGCATGTAGACGACTTCGTTTTACGTCCGGAAAACTACGAAGAGCGTTATGATCTTATGTTTAGACAAATAAAAGAAGTCCGCCAATTATGGCGCGGTGAAAAAGTAACACGTATAAATGGGAAGGGATACCCTGTAGAAGTCCAAGCATTTCCAAAACCAATTCAATCGGAGGTTTCAGTTTGGGTAACAACAACAGGGACAGCCGAATCCTTTATTGAAGCTGGAAAAATGGGAGCCAACATTTTAACGCATTTTCTTGGACAGGATATTTATCAATTAGAAAAAAATATTCGTCTGTATCATGAGACCCTCCGCGAGAATGGGTATGATCCAAAGCTGTTCAAGGTGTCACTCATGCTTCATACCTTTATTGATGATGATATTGATTATGTACATGACAAAGTAAAAAAACCATTTTGTGACTATCTAAGATCTAGTGTGAGCTTGATACGTAATCTGGCTAAAAATCTTACTATCGGCACAGATATGCTGGATATGAACAACGTATCAGAGGAGGATATTGAACAAATTCTGGAAGTCGCTTTTCAACGCTATTGGAATACGGCGACTTTACTTGGGACACCAAAGACTTGTCATAAATTAGTTGAGCAGCTCTATCATATCGGTGTGAATGAAATCGCTTGTTTACTCGATTTTGGTATTGATCATGCTTCTGTAATTCAAAGCTTGCATCACTTAGCTGCTTTCAAGGATAAGTACGCTAGAAAAAGCGAGGTCAAAGCTTTAGCTAGCGATACAACTCCGAGTATCCGTCCGATCACCATGATGCAAACGACGCCGTCACGGCTCAAGATGATTGCCGCTGATCCTAGCTCTCAGAAGTTTTTACAATCTCTTGAGGCCTTGCTAGTGGGCGGTGAAGCTTTCCCAGCTTCTCTGATGCATCAGATACAAAGGCAAACAAAGGCAAGCATATACAACATGTATGGTCCGACCGAAACAACAATTTGGTCGGCGATTCATCAGATAGCTGAGACAGATCAAATTGCCTACATTGGGAACCCGATTGCTAATACCCAAATTTTCATTCTTGATGAGCACCATCATATTCTACCGATTGGGGTGATCGGTGAGATTTATATCGGTGGAAAAGGAGTAGTGAAAGGTTACTGGAATAAAGAAGATTTGACTAGTGAGAAATTTATTCCGAATCCATTCTCTTCCGATCCACAGTCTCGATTGTACCAAACAGGTGATTTGGGGCGATATCGAGCAGATGGAACACTTGAATTTATAGATCGAAAAGATTATCAGGTCAAAATACGTGGCTATCGCATGGAGTTAGGCGAGATTGAAACAGCGATTCTTAAACATCCAGATATTGCAGAAGCAGCGGTTACTACTCAAACGGATGAAAATGATGATAAACAACTCGTTGCCTACATTGTCTGGAAAGCAGGAACAAATAAAATAAACAAAAATGTAACTCAACTGCGCAGTTTCCTTGCGGAGAGGTTACCGGGCTATATGATCCCTGCATATTTTGCTCCCCTGGAACAATTACCTTTAACTCCAAACGGCAAAATAGATCGGAGTGCTTTACCAGTAGACTGGACCATGATAGACACGGGCGTTGAATATGTGGAGGCTTCCAATGATAAAGAGGATGCATTAGTTGCTGTTTGGCAAAAAGTCCTAGGTGTCACTAATGTAAGCGTTCATGACAATTTTTTCTCACTGGGTGGAGATTCGATACGTGCGATACAAGTGTCTTCCTTAATTCAGAAATATCAATACAAAATTCAAATCAATGATTTATTCAAATACCCAACCATTAGAGAGCTTTCTATGCATGTAAAACAAATGAAAACAAAACGGACAACAAACCAGCTAGTTGAGGGGAATGTACGTCTAACACCTATTCAGCATTGGTTCTTTCAGCAAAATGTAACAGATGCCCATCACTACAATCACGCAGTAATGCTTCATCATGAACAAGGCTGGGACGAGCTATTGCTCCAAAAGGTATTTACACGACTTGTTGAACACCATGATGCTCTGCGTATGACGTTTCATGTAGAAGGGGAGCACGTTATACAAAATATCCGTGGACTTTCAGATCGTTTGTTTGATTATACATGCTTAGATTTCAGAGGTAAGCATGTGACGCCAGCTATGATCGAGGCTGAAGCATCTAATATTCAGGCTGGATTTACACTTAGCACAGGTCCGTTGATCGCGATTGGACACTTTAAAACGGATCAGGGTGATCATTTATTGATCGCGATTCATCATTTAGTAGTTGATGGAATCTCTTGGAGAATTCTGCTTGAAGATCTTGCCAGTGGTTATATGCAGGTACAAAACGGAGAAGCCATTTCTCTTCAGGATAAAACGGATTCGTTTAAAGAATGGTCAACAGAGCTTCATGTTTATGCCAATAGTCAAACCATTCTAAAGGAATCTACTTATTGGGAGCAACTGGCTAATGTACCGATAGCGTCCTTGCCTCAGGATCATATTGTCATTGATGATCGGATGCAGGATAGCAAGACATTAACCATGGAACTTAATCAGGAAGAGACTAACCATTTATTAAAAGAAGTTCACCATGCCTACAACACAGAAATAAATGACGTATTGTTAACGGCACTTGCTCTTACAATGAGAGAGTGGACTGGTGAAAATCGCACTCTCATACATGTAGAGGGTCATGGTAGAGAACCCATCAGTGAGAATATAGACATTTCGCGGACGGTTGGCTGGTTTACCTCTCTTTATCCAGTGTTGCTTGAAACAAAAGACACAGATATCGCCTATCATATTAAATATACCAAAGAGTATCTGCGGAAGGTTCCGAATAAGGGAATTGGCTATGGCATCTTACGCTACGTAACATCTGCTGACATAGAGACCGTCAGTCATCTAAATGTAAAGCCGCAAATTATGTTCAATTACCTGGGACAATTTGATCAGGATATCTCAACAGATGCCTTTTCAATTTCACCTTTTCGTACAGGTCCAACTCTGAGTCGCAGGGTACAGAGACAGTACAATTTTGAAATTGTTGGCATCATTCAGAATGGTGCATTACGACTTCACTTTGAATATAACCAAAACATGTACGATTTTAGTACAGTACAAAATATGATTGATCTATATAAAAAACATTTGCTTGACATTATCAATCATTGTCTCAATAAGAAAGAAAAAGAGATCACTCCAAGTGATGTAGGGAATCATACGCTCTCGATTGAAGAATTAGCTGATTATCTAGAGAATTTATAG
- a CDS encoding non-ribosomal peptide synthetase produces the protein MDNITQNLLLSSGELEEERHYWLNKLAGAEQVTIYPPDFSRGEQKEAHKTSIPFTFPDEVSKWMVQLVNGSEHGIYMVLLSGINCLLYRYTGYEDLILGMPVFKNDDAIDLSQRLAIRTQMTPNDTFRTILHQVKQSVMEADQYQNIPIMKIFNELGLVPKDQRLPAFPVVVSLRNIHKDVHNELDLLFQFHFSGEQLTGEIIYSNDLFYKETVDQMSKHLFQIFTNVMENSSQPLTELQVMSEEEANQIIHGFNQTERAFARDKTITDWWEIQVTKKPDQIAVVYKDQALTYKEVDERANQIAWHLQRHSFIQANDCVGVMVERTEEVVISLLAVLKSGAAYVPIDPTYPTERIAYMIHDSKMKAVITQSAFLNHIEHNDSAEYKPISLVVLDRDQELIDTEPTARLDTIRNADNLAYVIYTSGSTGNPKGVMVTHRNVGNFFVGMDESLQPIESDTFLSVTTISFDISVLELLWTMTRGIRLVLVDTQEDTLGSYDHYLDQPHVEMITMMQCTPSRLKLLMDAHDSQRLLQSLRILLVGGEAFPAQYIDDLHKKTNARIFNMYGPTETTIWSAVQEIPRLATKHNENITIGKPIANTQIYILDQHQKLAPIGVQGEICIAGEGVAKGYLNRIELTEEKFVTNPFGKTKDEKMFKTGDIGKWLPDGTLQCLGRADHLVKIRGYRIELGEIEHTLNQHPGISNSIVLAEPDHQGDMQLLAFLVMNSEGERGTSTQEIREYLMQHLPAYMLPHFFSKISSFPLKPNGKIDRQALSLLTRSDVGSTVFEAARDDEEAVLISVWSQVLGEDKISIHDRFIDLGGDSIKAMRVVSELYKRGYKLQVKSLFEYPTIIELRPHLQPINHRANQEVVQGIVPLTPIQHWFFAQPMEEKHHYNQSVMLDSKSPIDYESLMKVLDKLSAHHDALRMAFRQEGNSIVQTIRDIAQPVYECQVFDLTGKSKTDKEVKSDIQSICRELQSSLDLWGGKLINVGLFHTDYGDHLFLTFHHLIVDTLSLRILLEDLEQGYQLAVNNQAVSLPDKTDSYLVWSQQLYEYATSSELQKELSYWGKIKENSVEEDRALGSIGENERLVGRLSASDTQLLLKEVHRAYNTQIYDILLTGLGMSLRSWKNSDMILIDVEGHGRHELSDQLDITRTVGWFTTLYPILLDMRHHADLSMQIKEMKELLKKVPNQGIGYGLLRYLGTDMNKQALSGGSQATYLFNYLGEIDEEKEDAIFQLSSIQPDHPISNANSRTHKLIFTGMIQNGELTFWMDYDRNQFSRETMQKVLDGFFRHLQEIIRHCTSKKTQEFTPSDFGDNNLSMSDLDDILSLLEE, from the coding sequence ATGGATAACATTACACAGAATCTGCTTCTCTCAAGCGGTGAATTAGAAGAAGAACGACATTACTGGTTAAACAAACTAGCTGGAGCTGAACAGGTAACCATTTATCCACCTGATTTTTCAAGAGGTGAACAGAAAGAAGCCCACAAGACGAGTATACCTTTTACTTTTCCTGATGAAGTGAGTAAATGGATGGTACAACTTGTCAACGGGTCAGAGCATGGCATCTATATGGTTCTTTTGAGCGGGATCAACTGTCTACTCTATAGATATACTGGTTACGAGGATTTGATCCTTGGAATGCCTGTGTTCAAGAACGATGACGCCATAGACCTGAGTCAACGGTTAGCCATTCGAACGCAGATGACGCCAAATGATACCTTTCGCACCATCTTGCATCAAGTGAAGCAATCAGTCATGGAAGCAGATCAATATCAAAATATTCCTATCATGAAAATTTTTAATGAATTAGGGCTGGTACCAAAAGATCAGCGACTCCCCGCTTTTCCCGTGGTAGTAAGCCTTCGCAATATTCATAAGGATGTACATAATGAGTTAGACCTTCTTTTTCAGTTTCATTTTTCTGGAGAACAACTGACGGGGGAAATTATTTATTCGAATGACTTATTTTATAAAGAAACTGTGGACCAAATGTCCAAGCATCTCTTCCAGATATTTACGAATGTGATGGAAAACTCTTCCCAACCACTAACAGAGCTACAAGTAATGAGTGAAGAGGAGGCTAATCAGATTATCCATGGCTTTAATCAGACAGAGAGAGCCTTTGCACGAGACAAAACCATTACAGACTGGTGGGAAATACAAGTTACCAAGAAACCTGATCAAATTGCAGTCGTGTATAAAGATCAGGCACTTACCTACAAAGAGGTAGATGAGAGAGCAAACCAGATTGCTTGGCATTTACAGCGTCATTCCTTTATTCAGGCCAATGATTGTGTGGGAGTAATGGTTGAGCGGACAGAGGAAGTGGTGATTAGTTTACTGGCAGTGCTTAAATCGGGAGCAGCGTATGTACCGATTGATCCTACGTATCCAACCGAGCGGATCGCTTATATGATTCATGATAGCAAGATGAAGGCAGTCATTACTCAATCTGCTTTTTTGAATCACATTGAGCATAATGATTCTGCTGAATACAAACCTATTTCGCTTGTGGTTCTTGATCGGGATCAAGAATTGATAGATACGGAACCAACAGCTCGGCTAGACACGATCCGTAACGCTGACAATCTAGCTTATGTTATCTATACATCAGGCTCAACAGGCAATCCGAAAGGTGTTATGGTAACCCATAGAAATGTAGGGAATTTTTTTGTCGGGATGGATGAAAGCCTACAGCCTATAGAGAGTGATACGTTTCTATCGGTGACAACCATCTCATTTGATATTTCTGTTTTGGAGCTATTATGGACAATGACTAGAGGAATTCGTCTTGTCTTGGTAGACACGCAGGAGGATACGTTAGGTAGCTATGACCATTATCTTGACCAACCGCATGTTGAGATGATCACGATGATGCAATGCACACCGTCCCGACTTAAACTACTAATGGATGCGCATGACTCACAGCGTTTGTTACAGTCTCTTCGGATTTTGTTAGTAGGAGGAGAAGCATTTCCTGCCCAATATATAGACGATCTCCATAAGAAAACCAATGCAAGAATATTCAACATGTATGGTCCTACGGAGACAACAATCTGGTCTGCGGTTCAAGAAATACCTAGACTAGCTACAAAGCACAACGAAAATATAACAATAGGAAAGCCAATCGCAAATACGCAAATCTATATTCTTGATCAGCATCAAAAGCTGGCTCCCATCGGAGTGCAAGGAGAGATTTGTATAGCTGGTGAGGGAGTAGCGAAAGGGTATTTGAATCGCATTGAATTGACTGAGGAAAAGTTTGTAACGAATCCCTTTGGTAAAACGAAGGATGAAAAAATGTTTAAAACGGGGGATATTGGTAAATGGCTCCCGGATGGAACGCTACAATGTCTCGGGCGTGCCGATCATTTAGTAAAAATACGTGGGTACCGAATCGAATTAGGCGAGATTGAGCATACATTAAACCAGCATCCGGGAATTTCTAATTCGATCGTGCTTGCCGAACCAGACCATCAGGGAGATATGCAACTCTTAGCCTTTCTAGTCATGAATTCAGAAGGAGAGAGGGGAACATCGACACAAGAAATACGTGAATATCTAATGCAGCATTTACCTGCGTATATGTTGCCACATTTTTTCAGCAAGATATCTAGCTTTCCGCTTAAACCAAACGGAAAAATTGACCGTCAAGCGCTTTCGCTACTGACTAGAAGTGATGTAGGCTCCACTGTGTTTGAAGCGGCCAGAGATGATGAGGAAGCGGTACTTATCAGTGTTTGGAGCCAGGTACTTGGCGAGGATAAGATTAGTATTCATGATCGCTTCATCGATTTAGGCGGAGATTCAATAAAAGCCATGAGGGTCGTTTCTGAGCTTTATAAGCGTGGATACAAGCTTCAAGTGAAAAGCCTGTTTGAATATCCAACGATTATAGAATTGCGACCACATCTACAGCCAATTAATCACCGGGCTAATCAGGAAGTTGTACAAGGAATCGTTCCTCTGACTCCTATTCAACACTGGTTTTTTGCCCAGCCGATGGAAGAAAAACATCATTATAATCAATCAGTGATGTTAGATAGCAAGTCTCCAATTGACTATGAAAGCTTGATGAAGGTTCTGGACAAGCTCTCTGCTCATCATGATGCTCTACGGATGGCCTTTCGACAGGAAGGAAATTCCATTGTACAGACGATTCGGGATATAGCTCAACCGGTCTATGAATGTCAGGTTTTTGATTTGACAGGTAAATCAAAAACAGATAAAGAGGTGAAAAGTGACATTCAAAGCATATGTCGAGAGCTGCAATCAAGCCTTGATTTGTGGGGTGGTAAGCTAATTAACGTTGGTTTATTCCACACGGATTATGGAGATCATTTATTTCTTACCTTCCATCATTTGATTGTCGATACCCTTTCTTTACGAATTTTATTAGAGGATCTAGAGCAAGGATATCAGCTTGCTGTGAATAATCAAGCTGTTTCGCTTCCTGATAAAACAGATTCTTATCTTGTCTGGTCACAGCAACTATACGAATATGCAACCTCATCTGAGCTGCAAAAAGAGCTTTCTTACTGGGGAAAAATAAAAGAGAACTCTGTAGAAGAAGACCGTGCCTTGGGGAGCATAGGCGAGAACGAGCGGCTGGTTGGCAGACTTTCTGCATCAGATACTCAGCTATTGCTAAAAGAGGTTCACCGTGCCTACAATACTCAAATTTATGACATTCTCTTAACGGGGCTCGGCATGTCTCTTCGCTCATGGAAGAACTCTGACATGATACTCATTGATGTCGAGGGGCACGGACGCCACGAGCTGAGTGACCAACTGGACATAACTCGGACTGTGGGATGGTTTACCACACTGTATCCAATACTTTTGGATATGAGACATCATGCTGATCTCTCCATGCAAATAAAGGAAATGAAAGAACTGTTAAAGAAAGTCCCCAATCAAGGAATCGGATATGGGCTACTCAGATACCTTGGAACGGACATGAATAAACAAGCATTGTCAGGTGGATCGCAAGCGACTTACTTATTTAACTATCTTGGAGAAATAGATGAGGAAAAGGAAGATGCTATTTTTCAGCTTTCCTCCATCCAACCAGACCATCCAATCAGCAATGCCAACAGTCGCACCCATAAGCTAATCTTTACAGGAATGATCCAAAATGGAGAGCTGACATTTTGGATGGACTACGACAGAAATCAATTTTCGCGAGAGACGATGCAAAAGGTATTGGATGGTTTTTTCAGACATCTACAAGAAATTATTCGTCACTGTACGAGTAAAAAGACCCAAGAGTTTACACCAAGCGATTTTGGGGACAACAATTTATCTATGTCAGATTTGGATGACATTTTAAGTCTATTAGAAGAATGA